The Pieris napi chromosome 20, ilPieNapi1.2, whole genome shotgun sequence genome segment GTAAGGTTCAAAATTCACTAAAATTATCATATTGACACAAATGGTATTTTGAACAATGTTTTTCTTCGAAGATATCCTAAAAGTTCAATGACCTAATTATGGGtctaaagattatttattatttattgaattagtATTACATTAAGTCATGTATTCCCGTAAAGAAAACATGGGATTAAACATATATGTCTATTCATAAAATgtccaaaattattttttatcaaatattaaacaatggCCTCGGATCTACATCAGTCATAAATCACCAACTACAACATCAACGAAAATTCTTGCAAGTTGCATAAACgtatatacttattatttaaaaattggaCTAATTGATAAAACTCTACGTAAAAAATCGTTATCGACATCAAATTACCTTGGCTGTAAGGGCGTTTACTTGAgtttgcaaaaaatattttaacttatcTGCTGATAACGTTAGTAAGGGAAAGGGAAGATAACTTGACTTATCATACTAAGATTGAAAAGAAATAGCTCTCAGTTTTAGTGATAAGCTAAAATGATTTGGTACATTGTATGTACAACCTTTGTGTTATTTTTCTGTATACCTAGTGAAAATAGACCAAGCGAAGTTCGTGTTAACCTAACGCAAGGAATAGTTATAGGATCTTTTGATTCCTACTATAAGTTTTATGGCATTCCATATGCTGACTCCACAGCAGGCATTAATAGATTTCAGGTATACCATTTTTTTACTACTTATTTTGCAAACGTCACTCCACCACACCTATAAGAATGCTTTTCAGTCTATtttacattgtcttcacatataattatttaactcatgtatacaaaatattgtaaaacctattttaaaagagtaagtgtgaaGTTTCTTactttcttgcccattcttctccatacgaaactaccttttggaaggggcaactagaatcatctttatactttatttgacgttcaaaagtaccattttaggtggtctaattgaaataaatgatttgactttgactttctAGAAATATATTCTATGATTGATGATTTATAAGGTAgtatgtttttatgttttattgctttcaTACATAGACATCTCATTTTATCCACAGCCTCCAAAACCATCTCCACTATTTAGAGACCCGTTTGTAGCAAACCGTAAAAATATCACATGTCTGCGACCCACAAGAGATGGTTACGATGGAATCGAAGATTGTCTGTCATTAAATGTCGTCTCTCCAACAGTGGACCATACTCGTAAATTACCAGTAATGGTTTGGATCAAAGGACGAGAAATTAACAACTTTGAACCagcgtttaaaaatattatcgaaAGAGACGTAGTTGTCGTCACTCCTAATTTCAGAGAATCCATTTTCGGATTTCTATGCTTAGGCACTTCGAAAGCTCCAGGTAATGCTGGTCTCAAGGATATAATTGCTGCATTGAAGTGGATACAACAAAACATAGCAGCCTTTGGAGGAGATCCAAATAACGTTACTATTTTTGGCCACGGTAGTGGGGCTTCACTAGTAGATTTACTAACACTTTCCCTAAGTTCAAAGGGACTTTTCCACAAGGCTATAGCACAAAGTGGTACTGCAATGTCCCCTTTAGCAGTAACCAGCgataatttacaaaatgcaATCAAGGTTGCCGAAGCACTTGGTCATAGAGTTGAAGATGTACACAGCTTATCAGATATATTTACTCGAGTTAGGGCTTCTGCATTAATGGCGGTTATTAATGAACTAGAGTCTGATAATTTACTATCTTTTGCACCTTGTATCGAGAGAGTAATCTCCGACGATAAAGAACcgtttttattgaaatcgccttatcaaattttaaattctggGGAACAATTGGACGTGCCATTTATGACTGGGTTTGTGGATAATGAAGGTCCTGTTGTTCAAAAaggtttaattaaagattgGTTTAGTATAGTAAATCTTCAAAAAGATCTTAATTTTGACACAGAAGAAGAAAAGCAGAAAATAACAGAACAAATAAAAGGGTTTTACtccttaaataattatatcgaAAAAGAATTATATGTAACATTAGCTGGAGATGTTATGGTGCATATACCCACCTTAAGAGAATCTCATATTCGTGCTGTAACTAGAACTACTCCAATTTATCTCTATCAATTCTCATACAAGGGGAATCTTGGAAATGTTTTTGTAGAAGCTGACTATTCAAAAAAGTCAGTCCATGGTCAGGAACTggcgtatttattttatgaaaattcttATGAAGCCTGGACTGCCCATGACCTAGCCATTGCAGACATGCTAGTGGAGCGATGGACAAATTTTGCGAAAACTGGGTAAGTAATTTCAGGTTTTTAACATAAGTTTTTATTGGCATAAACAAAACTCGAGAGATAAATGGATTACAATAgcatttgtatataataactagctgatccggcaaacgtcgttttgccatgtatatcatttataataaaaaataggggttgatcgtagaggggtgaaaattaggggttgtatgtattttttaatgctgtatcataaaaaataaaaatttatctaaaaatttaaaaaaaataaatttaggggtggactacccttaacatttagggggatgaaaaatagatgttgtccgattctcagacatatccaatatgcacacaaaatttcacgagaatcggtcgagccgtttcggagaagtttaactacaaacaccgcgacagaagaattttatatattagattaaaaattgttttcattttagAACGCCTACAAGTGAAACGTTCAGTACTGAGTGGCAgccttttacaaaaaataacaaatactaTCTAAAGATCTGGAATGAGAATGACGTACAGAAATATGAAGCTGGCtatttagacattttattAAGAGATCCTTATTCAAAAACTCTGGCATTTTGGCAAgatatttatgataaatatttcCTTGATGCAAGAAGTAGGTGGGatattatagatagtgatCAAGATAAGGATAGCATTGAAGTAACTGACAacgaaaacataaataatcatACCGAAGGAGAAAGTTTTGCtgatatatatgaaaatttggataattatataaacgaTAATAAAACTGAAATTGAATATCAATGTTTGAACTCTACCTCAACTGTAATTGGATTTGCACTGGTAGTCGTCAGTTTACTGTCAATTGTCAACAACTTAGAAACATCAGAAATTATGttataaacttaaacataGATTATGTTTATGCTATAAGTTTAGACGGAGTTTTGATAGAAAAAGGTTTATAGCACTTTTTCCGATTTTTAGCTAAATTCGAAAAATGTGTTAacacagttaaaaataatttatttacacacttagttaaggcttattattatttgaaaggtATATTTCGTTGTTTgtactata includes the following:
- the LOC125059765 gene encoding juvenile hormone esterase-like; amino-acid sequence: MIWYIVCTTFVLFFCIPSENRPSEVRVNLTQGIVIGSFDSYYKFYGIPYADSTAGINRFQPPKPSPLFRDPFVANRKNITCLRPTRDGYDGIEDCLSLNVVSPTVDHTRKLPVMVWIKGREINNFEPAFKNIIERDVVVVTPNFRESIFGFLCLGTSKAPGNAGLKDIIAALKWIQQNIAAFGGDPNNVTIFGHGSGASLVDLLTLSLSSKGLFHKAIAQSGTAMSPLAVTSDNLQNAIKVAEALGHRVEDVHSLSDIFTRVRASALMAVINELESDNLLSFAPCIERVISDDKEPFLLKSPYQILNSGEQLDVPFMTGFVDNEGPVVQKGLIKDWFSIVNLQKDLNFDTEEEKQKITEQIKGFYSLNNYIEKELYVTLAGDVMVHIPTLRESHIRAVTRTTPIYLYQFSYKGNLGNVFVEADYSKKSVHGQELAYLFYENSYEAWTAHDLAIADMLVERWTNFAKTG